A portion of the Parasedimentitalea marina genome contains these proteins:
- the aspS gene encoding aspartate--tRNA ligase, which yields MHAYRSHTCAALTAANVGETVRLSGWVHRVRDHGGLLFIDLRDHYGITQVMADPDSPVFAELEKVRSEWCIKIEGNVLARDESLINKAIPTGEVEVFIRDIEVLGQSEELPLMVFGDQEYPEETRLKYRYLDLRREAMQTNMKLRSDVVTSMRKRMWEKDFREYQTPIITASSPEGARDFLVPSRQHPGKFYALPQAPQQFKQLMMVAGFDKYFQIAPCFRDEDPRADRSPTDFYQLDLEMSFVEQQDVFDTIQPVLQGVFEEFGGGRKVDDVWPQISYKDAALWYGTDKPDLRNPIKMQVVSDHFRGSGFAIFASLLENEGTEIRAIPAPKGGSRKFCDRMNKFAQGEGLPGMGYIFWRKQSADSIAQERGITVKEVNAMVKSGEITLGNEAAGPLAKNIGPERTEAIRQQLGLDVGDAAFFLGGKPKAFEAVAGRARTAIGDELGLTDLNRFAFAWIVDFPIYEADEETGKIDFEHNPFSMPQGGMDALLGDPLKVLGYQYDLACNGYELVSGAIRNHRPEIMFKAFEIAGYGKDEVEKRFGGMVNAFQYGAPPHGGCAAGVDRIVMLLADEANIREVVMFPMNQRAEDLMMNAPSDPTSDQLMELGLRVIPQDQ from the coding sequence ATGCACGCCTATCGCAGCCACACCTGCGCCGCCCTGACTGCCGCCAATGTTGGCGAAACCGTTCGCCTGTCTGGCTGGGTCCATCGTGTCCGCGATCATGGCGGCTTGCTGTTCATCGATCTGCGCGATCACTACGGTATCACTCAGGTTATGGCAGACCCCGACAGCCCGGTCTTTGCCGAGCTGGAAAAAGTGCGCTCGGAATGGTGCATCAAGATCGAAGGCAACGTGCTGGCACGTGACGAAAGCCTGATCAACAAGGCGATCCCAACCGGCGAAGTCGAAGTCTTCATTCGCGATATTGAGGTCCTGGGTCAATCTGAAGAACTGCCACTGATGGTGTTCGGCGATCAGGAATACCCGGAAGAAACCCGCCTGAAGTATCGCTACCTGGACCTGCGCCGCGAGGCGATGCAGACCAACATGAAACTGCGTTCGGATGTTGTGACCTCGATGCGCAAGCGCATGTGGGAAAAAGACTTCCGCGAGTATCAGACACCGATCATCACTGCGTCCTCTCCCGAAGGCGCGCGTGACTTTCTGGTCCCATCGCGTCAGCATCCGGGCAAGTTCTACGCCCTGCCACAGGCCCCCCAGCAGTTCAAACAGCTGATGATGGTTGCCGGGTTCGACAAATATTTCCAGATCGCGCCGTGTTTCCGCGACGAAGACCCGCGCGCTGACCGCTCGCCAACCGATTTCTACCAGCTTGATCTCGAGATGTCCTTTGTCGAGCAGCAGGACGTGTTCGACACCATCCAGCCGGTGCTGCAAGGCGTGTTCGAAGAGTTCGGTGGCGGTCGCAAGGTCGACGATGTCTGGCCGCAGATCTCGTACAAAGATGCCGCGCTGTGGTATGGCACCGACAAGCCCGACCTGCGCAACCCGATCAAAATGCAGGTGGTCAGCGATCACTTCCGTGGTTCTGGTTTTGCCATCTTTGCCAGCCTGCTGGAAAACGAAGGCACTGAAATTCGCGCCATCCCAGCCCCCAAGGGCGGCAGCCGCAAGTTCTGTGACCGGATGAACAAATTTGCCCAGGGCGAAGGTCTGCCGGGCATGGGCTATATCTTCTGGCGTAAACAGTCGGCGGATTCCATTGCTCAGGAACGCGGCATCACCGTCAAAGAAGTCAACGCCATGGTGAAATCTGGCGAGATCACTCTGGGGAACGAGGCGGCAGGTCCGCTGGCCAAGAACATCGGCCCCGAGCGCACCGAGGCGATCCGTCAGCAGTTGGGGCTGGACGTTGGCGATGCAGCGTTCTTCTTAGGCGGCAAGCCCAAGGCGTTCGAAGCGGTCGCAGGCCGGGCCCGTACCGCCATCGGCGATGAGCTGGGACTGACCGACCTGAACCGCTTTGCCTTTGCCTGGATCGTGGATTTCCCGATCTACGAAGCTGATGAGGAAACCGGCAAGATCGATTTCGAGCACAACCCGTTCTCGATGCCGCAGGGTGGTATGGACGCACTTCTGGGCGATCCGCTTAAGGTGTTGGGCTATCAGTACGATCTGGCCTGTAACGGCTACGAGCTGGTGTCGGGTGCGATCCGGAACCACCGTCCTGAAATCATGTTCAAGGCCTTTGAAATTGCAGGCTATGGCAAGGACGAGGTCGAAAAGCGCTTTGGCGGCATGGTCAATGCCTTCCAGTACGGTGCTCCGCCCCACGGTGGCTGTGCCGCTGGTGTCGACCGTATCGTGATGCTGCTGGCAGACGAGGCCAACATCCGCGAAGTGGTGATGTTCCCAATGAACCAGCGCGCCGAAGACCTGATGATGAATGCGCCCAGCGATCCAACTTCGGATCAGCTGATGGAGCTGGGACTGCGGGTGATCCCACAGGATCAGTGA
- a CDS encoding aminotransferase class IV, producing the protein MENPICPPDTPAPDAHDYALIETFGYHPEQGIAHAPLHVHRMQASAEALGFMFDRRAVMQQMESITSAVPLRCRLTLDRAGVLDLTTAAMPAKLGQMQFVIADTRLHSGDALLRHKTTRRDVYDCARAALPAGITEALFLNERGEVCEGTITNITITTADGDHLTPVLNSGCLPGVYRQKQLNSGRLSEAVLTLADLKSARSIHLINALRGATPAIWAPQCSQFTQFA; encoded by the coding sequence ATGGAAAACCCGATTTGCCCGCCAGACACTCCAGCCCCAGACGCCCACGACTATGCCCTGATCGAAACCTTTGGCTACCACCCGGAACAAGGCATCGCCCATGCACCGCTGCATGTGCACCGTATGCAGGCCTCGGCTGAGGCACTGGGGTTTATGTTTGATCGCCGTGCGGTGATGCAGCAGATGGAAAGTATCACCTCGGCGGTGCCGCTGCGCTGCCGGTTGACGCTGGACCGGGCTGGAGTGCTGGACCTGACCACAGCCGCGATGCCCGCCAAGCTGGGCCAGATGCAGTTTGTGATTGCCGATACCCGATTGCACTCAGGCGATGCGCTGCTGCGCCACAAGACCACCCGACGCGATGTCTATGACTGCGCAAGGGCCGCCCTGCCTGCGGGTATAACCGAGGCCCTGTTCCTGAATGAGCGCGGCGAGGTCTGCGAAGGCACTATCACCAATATCACCATCACCACAGCTGACGGCGATCATCTGACACCGGTGCTGAACTCGGGCTGTCTGCCGGGGGTCTATCGGCAAAAACAGCTGAACAGTGGGCGGTTGTCCGAGGCGGTATTGACGCTTGCTGACCTGAAATCGGCACGCAGTATTCACCTGATCAACGCGCTGCGTGGGGCAACACCAGCGATTTGGGCGCCCCAGTGCAGTCAATTCACCCAGTTTGCTTGA
- a CDS encoding aminodeoxychorismate synthase component I, which produces MRIRFDQGPRGPGTCFKTPHRVIRADHPHQVPAALEDLDAARAAGGWLAGYASYELGYALEPKLASLMPDDRQLPLMCFGVYDAPVARVGQLPAMATKTGLHDITPRWGFDRYAAAFAQVNRNIGAGDIYQANLTFPLDATMSGDYDSLYAALVDVQPVGHGVLVEQDDLPDLLSRSPELFFRTDADGLIETRPMKGTQPRSADPTEDAARRDFLQRDEKNRAENLMIVDLLRNDISRVAQLGSVCVPELFAVETYATVHQMVSTVQAQLRPGVGLAEILSALFPCGSITGAPKIRAMQILAELEPDPREIYCGTIGWAAPDGQSSFNVAIRTLMVKDGKAVMNVGGGVVWDSTAELEYEEALWKTRFARQTLQPQTPTTMP; this is translated from the coding sequence GTGCGCATCCGCTTTGATCAGGGGCCCAGGGGGCCGGGGACCTGTTTCAAGACCCCACATCGGGTGATCCGTGCGGATCATCCGCATCAGGTGCCAGCGGCACTGGAGGATCTGGATGCTGCGCGGGCGGCTGGTGGCTGGCTGGCGGGTTACGCCAGCTATGAGCTGGGCTATGCCTTGGAGCCAAAGCTGGCGTCGCTGATGCCCGACGACCGTCAGTTGCCGTTGATGTGTTTCGGGGTCTATGACGCTCCGGTGGCGAGAGTAGGACAACTCCCGGCTATGGCGACCAAAACGGGACTGCACGATATTACGCCCCGTTGGGGTTTTGACCGCTATGCCGCAGCCTTTGCGCAGGTGAACCGCAATATCGGTGCCGGGGATATCTATCAGGCCAATCTGACCTTTCCCCTGGATGCCACTATGTCTGGCGATTACGATTCGCTGTATGCGGCGCTAGTGGATGTTCAGCCCGTCGGCCACGGGGTCTTGGTCGAACAGGATGATCTGCCGGATCTGTTGTCGCGCTCACCCGAATTGTTCTTTCGCACCGACGCAGACGGCCTGATCGAAACCCGCCCGATGAAAGGCACACAGCCACGCAGCGCGGATCCGACTGAGGATGCGGCCCGGCGCGATTTTTTGCAACGCGATGAAAAGAATCGCGCCGAGAATCTGATGATCGTCGACCTGCTGCGCAATGACATCAGTCGCGTGGCGCAACTCGGATCAGTCTGCGTGCCCGAACTCTTCGCGGTCGAGACCTACGCGACGGTGCATCAGATGGTGTCGACGGTTCAGGCGCAGCTGCGCCCCGGTGTAGGATTGGCCGAAATCCTGTCGGCGCTTTTCCCATGCGGGTCGATCACCGGTGCGCCGAAAATTCGTGCGATGCAGATCCTGGCTGAGTTGGAACCCGACCCGCGCGAGATCTACTGCGGCACTATCGGCTGGGCGGCCCCCGACGGGCAGTCCAGTTTCAACGTGGCGATCCGCACGCTGATGGTCAAAGATGGCAAGGCAGTGATGAATGTCGGCGGCGGTGTGGTCTGGGACAGCACCGCCGAACTGGAATATGAGGAAGCCCTATGGAAAACCCGATTTGCCCGCCAGACACTCCAGCCCCAGACGCCCACGACTATGCCCTGA
- the carB gene encoding carbamoyl-phosphate synthase large subunit — protein MPKRTDIQSIMIIGAGPIVIGQACEFDYSGAQACKALREEGYRVILVNSNPATIMTDPGLADATYIEPITPEVVAKIIEKERPDALLPTMGGQTGLNTSLALEEMGVLEKFGVEMIGASRDAIEMAEDRKLFREAMDRLGIENPRATIVTAPNLDSGKADLDEGVRIALESLEDIGLPAIIRPAFTMGGTGGGVAYNRDDYVHFCRTGMDASPVNQILVDESLLGWKEFEMEVVRDTADNAIIVCSIENIDPMGVHTGDSITVAPALTLTDKEFQIMRTHSVNVLREIGVETGGSNVQWAVNPADGRMVVIEMNPRVSRSSALASKATGFPIAKIAAKLAVGYTLDELDNDITKVTPASFEPSIDYVVTKIPKFAFEKFPGAEPYLTTAMKSVGETMAIGRTIHESLQKALASMESDLTGFDEIDIPGVSVGLWEDAGAEKAAVIKAISLQTPDRMRTIAQAMRHGLSDDEIHGVTMFDPWFLARIREIIEAEAELRANGLPTDERGIRNLKMMGFTDARLANLTAAAETDVRKARRALGVTAVFKRIDTCAAEFEAQTPYMYSTYEAPMMGEAECEARPSERKKVVILGGGPNRIGQGIEFDYCCCHACYALTDAGYETIMVNCNPETVSTDYDTSDRLYFEPLTFEHVMEILETEKQNGTLHGVIVQFGGQTPLKLANALEAEGIPILGTTPDAIDLAEDRERFQALVNELGLKQPTNGIASTDAQALEIAGEIGFPLVIRPSYVLGGRAMEIVRDMAQLERYIAEAVVVSGDSPVLLDSYLSGAVELDVDAICDGKDVHVAGIMQHIEEAGVHSGDSACSLPPYSLSDDVLTEIKAQTFALAKGLNVVGLMNIQFAIKDGVIYLIEVNPRASRTVPFVAKATDSAIASIAARVMAGEPLSNFPLREPYKADAKYDDVLPLGDAMTLADPNMPWFSVKEAVLPFARFPGVDTILGPEMRSTGEVMGWDRDFPRAFLKAQMGAGVVLPSSGKAFISIKDADKGALMLEAAQVLVAQGLTLVATSGTQSWLDGHGVACERVNKVYEGRPHVIDMLKDGDVQLLMNTTEGTQAVLDSKDMRAVALYDRIPYFTTAAGANAAALAIKAQAEGEVEVKALQG, from the coding sequence ATGCCAAAAAGAACCGACATCCAATCGATCATGATTATTGGTGCGGGACCTATTGTTATTGGCCAGGCCTGCGAGTTTGACTACTCGGGTGCACAGGCTTGTAAGGCCCTGCGCGAAGAAGGTTACCGGGTCATTCTGGTCAACTCCAACCCCGCGACAATCATGACAGACCCCGGCCTGGCAGACGCCACCTATATCGAACCCATCACCCCCGAAGTGGTCGCCAAAATCATCGAGAAAGAACGCCCTGACGCGCTGCTGCCCACTATGGGCGGACAGACCGGGTTGAACACCTCGCTGGCGCTGGAAGAGATGGGCGTGCTGGAGAAATTCGGCGTCGAAATGATCGGTGCCTCTCGCGATGCCATTGAAATGGCAGAAGATCGCAAATTGTTCCGCGAGGCGATGGACCGTCTGGGCATCGAGAACCCGCGCGCCACCATCGTCACCGCCCCCAATCTGGACAGTGGCAAAGCGGACCTGGACGAAGGCGTGCGCATCGCGCTTGAATCACTAGAGGACATTGGCCTTCCGGCCATCATCCGCCCCGCCTTTACCATGGGCGGCACTGGCGGCGGTGTGGCCTATAACCGCGACGATTATGTGCATTTCTGCCGCACCGGCATGGATGCTTCGCCAGTCAATCAGATCCTGGTCGACGAGAGCCTTCTGGGTTGGAAAGAGTTTGAGATGGAGGTGGTGCGCGACACTGCCGATAACGCCATCATCGTCTGCTCGATCGAGAACATCGACCCGATGGGTGTGCACACCGGTGATTCGATCACAGTTGCTCCGGCGCTTACCCTGACCGACAAAGAATTCCAGATCATGCGGACCCACTCGGTCAACGTGCTGCGCGAAATCGGCGTGGAAACTGGCGGATCCAACGTGCAATGGGCGGTCAATCCTGCCGACGGTCGTATGGTGGTAATCGAGATGAACCCAAGGGTCAGCCGCTCCTCGGCGCTGGCCTCCAAGGCGACCGGCTTCCCGATTGCCAAGATCGCCGCCAAGCTGGCAGTGGGCTACACGCTGGACGAGTTGGACAACGACATCACCAAGGTGACACCGGCCAGTTTCGAGCCGAGCATCGACTATGTTGTCACCAAGATCCCGAAATTTGCATTTGAGAAGTTCCCAGGCGCCGAACCATACCTGACCACTGCGATGAAATCGGTCGGCGAGACTATGGCCATTGGCCGCACCATCCACGAAAGCCTGCAAAAGGCGCTGGCGTCGATGGAATCCGATCTGACCGGGTTTGACGAGATCGACATTCCCGGTGTCTCGGTTGGGTTATGGGAGGATGCAGGCGCCGAGAAGGCCGCTGTAATCAAAGCAATCAGCCTGCAGACCCCGGACCGCATGCGCACCATCGCGCAGGCAATGCGCCATGGCTTGTCGGATGATGAAATCCACGGCGTCACCATGTTTGACCCCTGGTTCCTGGCCCGTATCCGCGAGATCATCGAGGCCGAAGCCGAGTTGCGCGCCAACGGGTTGCCAACGGACGAACGCGGCATTCGCAACCTGAAAATGATGGGCTTCACCGATGCCCGTCTGGCCAATCTGACCGCGGCCGCTGAAACCGATGTCCGCAAAGCCCGCCGCGCGCTGGGTGTCACTGCCGTCTTCAAACGCATCGACACCTGTGCCGCCGAGTTCGAAGCGCAGACACCCTATATGTACTCGACCTACGAGGCCCCGATGATGGGCGAGGCGGAATGCGAAGCCCGTCCAAGTGAGCGCAAAAAAGTGGTCATTCTGGGCGGTGGACCAAACCGGATTGGTCAGGGGATCGAGTTTGACTACTGCTGCTGTCACGCCTGCTATGCGCTAACCGACGCTGGTTACGAAACCATCATGGTCAACTGTAACCCCGAAACCGTGTCGACCGACTATGACACCTCGGACCGGTTGTATTTTGAGCCGCTCACATTTGAGCACGTGATGGAAATTCTCGAGACTGAGAAGCAAAACGGTACTCTGCACGGTGTGATCGTTCAATTCGGCGGCCAGACTCCGCTGAAACTGGCCAACGCACTAGAGGCCGAGGGCATTCCAATCCTTGGCACCACACCTGACGCAATTGATCTGGCCGAAGACCGTGAGCGGTTCCAGGCCTTGGTTAACGAGCTGGGCCTGAAACAGCCAACCAATGGCATCGCCTCGACTGACGCGCAGGCGCTGGAAATTGCCGGTGAAATCGGCTTCCCTCTGGTGATCCGCCCATCTTACGTGCTGGGTGGCCGCGCGATGGAAATCGTGCGCGACATGGCACAGCTGGAGCGCTACATCGCTGAGGCGGTGGTGGTGTCTGGTGACAGCCCTGTTCTGCTGGACAGCTATCTGTCTGGCGCGGTGGAACTGGATGTGGATGCGATCTGCGACGGCAAGGACGTGCATGTTGCCGGCATCATGCAGCACATCGAAGAGGCTGGTGTCCACTCGGGCGACAGCGCCTGCTCGCTGCCGCCTTATTCACTGTCGGACGATGTTCTGACCGAGATCAAGGCGCAGACCTTTGCCTTGGCCAAGGGATTGAATGTGGTCGGGTTGATGAACATTCAGTTCGCCATCAAGGATGGGGTGATTTACCTGATCGAGGTCAACCCACGCGCCAGCCGCACGGTGCCGTTTGTCGCCAAGGCCACTGACAGCGCCATTGCATCGATTGCTGCCCGCGTCATGGCCGGTGAGCCACTCAGCAATTTCCCTCTGCGCGAGCCCTATAAGGCCGACGCCAAGTATGACGACGTGCTGCCTCTGGGCGACGCAATGACGCTGGCCGATCCCAACATGCCGTGGTTCTCGGTCAAAGAGGCGGTGTTGCCTTTTGCCCGTTTTCCTGGCGTTGACACCATCCTCGGGCCTGAAATGCGCTCCACCGGTGAAGTCATGGGCTGGGACCGCGATTTTCCTCGCGCCTTCCTGAAAGCTCAAATGGGGGCCGGAGTGGTTCTGCCCTCTTCGGGCAAGGCGTTCATCTCGATCAAGGACGCCGACAAGGGCGCATTGATGCTGGAGGCCGCTCAGGTTCTGGTGGCGCAGGGGCTGACCCTGGTGGCCACCAGCGGCACGCAGTCCTGGCTGGACGGTCACGGCGTGGCCTGCGAGCGGGTCAACAAGGTCTATGAAGGCCGCCCGCACGTCATCGACATGCTGAAAGACGGCGATGTGCAGCTGCTGATGAACACCACCGAAGGCACGCAGGCGGTACTGGACAGCAAGGACATGCGCGCCGTGGCGCTCTATGACCGGATCCCCTACTTCACTACCGCCGCCGGCGCCAACGCCGCCGCCCTGGCAATTAAGGCGCAGGCCGAGGGCGAAGTTGAGGTGAAAGCCCTACAGGGGTAA
- a CDS encoding beta-ketoacyl-ACP synthase III: protein MYTPAITGTGVFTPSQIITNAELVQAFNAYADRVNTENAEAIAVGEMAPMAHSSEEFILKASGIEQRYVMDKTGVLDPDIMYPHLRQRSDDEPSIMAEMALDAAKKALAQAGRTAADVDLVICAASNLERAYPAIAIEIQNLLGIQGFAFDMNVACSSATFGIQAAADMVRSGSVRAALVVNPEICSGHLEWRDRDCHFIFGDVATATLIERKDQAQGAHFEILSTRCATEFSNNIRNNNGYLRRSRPDGVKDRRDMQFMQNGRKVFKEVLPMVAQHIAGHMADNDITNTDLKRLWLHQANKAMNDFIGKKVLGRTPEPGEQPNILQDYANTSSAGSIIAFSQHSNDLDAGDLGLICSFGAGYSVGSVILRRHG, encoded by the coding sequence ATGTACACTCCAGCCATCACCGGAACCGGGGTCTTTACCCCCTCTCAGATCATCACCAACGCTGAACTGGTGCAGGCCTTCAACGCCTATGCCGACCGCGTCAACACCGAGAACGCCGAGGCCATAGCCGTTGGTGAAATGGCCCCGATGGCGCATTCCTCCGAGGAATTCATCCTTAAAGCCAGCGGCATTGAGCAACGTTATGTGATGGACAAGACCGGCGTGCTGGATCCCGATATCATGTACCCGCACTTGCGCCAGCGTAGCGATGATGAGCCCTCAATCATGGCGGAAATGGCGCTGGACGCCGCGAAAAAGGCACTGGCCCAGGCCGGACGCACAGCAGCCGATGTGGATCTGGTGATCTGCGCTGCCTCAAACCTGGAACGCGCCTACCCCGCTATTGCAATCGAGATCCAGAATCTGCTGGGCATTCAGGGCTTTGCTTTTGATATGAACGTCGCCTGTTCCTCGGCCACTTTCGGCATTCAGGCCGCCGCTGATATGGTGCGTTCGGGCTCGGTGCGTGCAGCTTTGGTGGTCAATCCCGAGATCTGCTCGGGGCACCTGGAGTGGCGCGACCGTGACTGCCACTTTATCTTTGGCGATGTCGCCACCGCCACGCTGATCGAGCGTAAGGACCAAGCCCAAGGCGCGCACTTTGAAATCCTATCAACCCGCTGCGCCACCGAATTTTCCAACAACATTCGCAACAACAATGGCTACTTGCGCCGCTCGCGCCCGGATGGGGTCAAAGACCGCCGCGACATGCAGTTCATGCAAAACGGCCGCAAGGTGTTCAAGGAAGTGCTGCCAATGGTGGCCCAGCATATCGCCGGGCACATGGCGGACAATGACATTACCAACACCGACCTGAAACGGCTGTGGCTGCATCAGGCCAACAAGGCGATGAATGATTTTATCGGCAAAAAGGTACTGGGACGCACGCCCGAACCGGGTGAACAGCCCAATATCCTACAGGATTATGCCAATACGTCCTCGGCCGGATCGATCATTGCCTTCTCGCAACACTCAAACGATCTCGACGCGGGCGATCTCGGCTTGATCTGCTCATTTGGCGCCGGTTACTCGGTCGGCTCAGTGATCCTGCGCCGCCACGGGTAG
- a CDS encoding thymidine kinase, whose translation MAKLYFNYSTMNAGKSTVLLQASHNYRENNMDTYLLTARVDDRAGAGRIASRIGIGAEADVFVPSDDLFTMVSDRISQGEIACVFVDEAQFLSSDQVWQLARVVDDLNLPVLCYGLRVDFQGQLFPGSATLLALADEMREVRTICRCGRKATMVIRQDENGNAITEGAQVQIGGNETYVSLCRRHWRESVGDLTAG comes from the coding sequence ATGGCAAAACTCTACTTCAACTACTCAACCATGAACGCCGGTAAATCGACGGTTCTTCTTCAGGCGTCACACAATTATCGCGAAAACAACATGGACACCTACCTGCTGACCGCCCGGGTTGACGACCGTGCCGGTGCAGGTCGCATCGCATCGCGGATTGGTATTGGCGCCGAGGCAGATGTATTTGTACCCTCAGATGATCTTTTTACTATGGTCAGCGACCGCATATCACAGGGAGAAATCGCCTGTGTTTTTGTCGACGAAGCGCAGTTCCTGTCCTCGGATCAGGTCTGGCAACTGGCCCGTGTCGTCGATGATCTGAACCTGCCGGTTCTGTGCTACGGTCTCCGCGTTGATTTTCAAGGCCAATTGTTTCCTGGTTCCGCAACACTGTTGGCACTGGCAGACGAAATGCGCGAGGTCCGCACCATCTGTCGCTGTGGGCGCAAGGCAACAATGGTCATTCGCCAGGACGAAAATGGCAATGCTATAACTGAGGGCGCGCAGGTTCAGATCGGCGGCAATGAGACCTACGTGTCGCTCTGCCGCCGCCATTGGCGCGAATCAGTTGGCGATCTGACCGCTGGGTAA
- a CDS encoding 2-hydroxyacid dehydrogenase: protein MRVFLSRPLTVEVETRARAEFDVEIRSNTAVMSADEMQRALAEFDVVMPTLGDAFDAGVFSRVPEPRCRLLANFGVGFNHIDVAAAMSAGIEVTNTPGAVTDATADTAMTLMLMSARRAGEGERLVRSGQWQGWHPTQMLGLHLSGKHVGLVGMGRIGQAIARRCHFGFGMKVSYLARSAKKLDFEARRAQDLSQMAAEVDVLVVAVPGGAETRHLINGDVLSAMRPSAHLINIARGEVVDECALIAALQAKQIAGAGLDVYEFEPQIPQALLDLDNVSLLPHLGTATEEVRSDMGHMVLDNIAAFIAGRELPNPV, encoded by the coding sequence ATGCGGGTTTTCTTATCACGGCCATTAACGGTCGAGGTCGAGACACGGGCGCGGGCGGAGTTTGATGTTGAAATCCGCAGCAACACCGCAGTGATGTCAGCAGATGAAATGCAGCGCGCATTGGCTGAGTTTGACGTGGTTATGCCAACGCTGGGCGATGCTTTTGACGCCGGAGTGTTTTCACGGGTGCCAGAGCCCCGGTGCAGGCTGCTGGCCAATTTTGGGGTAGGTTTCAATCATATCGATGTGGCCGCAGCGATGTCTGCGGGTATTGAGGTGACAAATACGCCTGGCGCAGTCACAGATGCCACGGCGGATACTGCCATGACCCTGATGCTGATGTCAGCGCGGCGAGCGGGCGAGGGCGAGCGATTGGTGCGCTCGGGGCAGTGGCAGGGGTGGCATCCGACCCAGATGCTGGGCCTGCATCTGAGTGGGAAACATGTTGGATTGGTCGGTATGGGGCGGATCGGGCAGGCGATCGCACGGCGCTGTCATTTCGGGTTTGGAATGAAGGTGAGTTATCTTGCCCGCAGTGCCAAAAAGTTGGATTTTGAGGCCCGCCGTGCGCAGGATCTGTCGCAGATGGCGGCAGAGGTGGATGTGCTGGTGGTCGCAGTTCCTGGCGGTGCCGAAACACGGCATCTGATCAATGGTGACGTGCTGTCAGCAATGCGTCCGTCGGCGCATCTGATCAATATTGCCCGTGGTGAAGTGGTTGACGAGTGCGCCCTGATCGCCGCGTTGCAGGCAAAGCAGATTGCCGGGGCGGGATTGGATGTTTATGAGTTTGAACCGCAAATCCCGCAAGCGCTGTTGGATCTGGACAACGTTAGCCTGTTGCCGCATTTGGGCACCGCAACCGAAGAGGTTCGAAGCGACATGGGGCATATGGTATTGGACAATATCGCTGCATTTATCGCAGGGCGGGAGCTGCCCAATCCGGTTTGA
- a CDS encoding tRNA-binding protein, which translates to MAEISFDEFLKVDVRVGTVLRAEPYPEARTPAIKLWIDFGDEIGEKKTSAQITAHYQPETLVGKQVMAVVNFPPRQIGKFMSEVLVLGLPDASGEIRLIGPDGQVPLGGRMH; encoded by the coding sequence GTGGCTGAGATTTCATTTGATGAGTTTTTGAAGGTGGATGTGCGCGTGGGCACGGTTTTGCGCGCAGAGCCTTACCCTGAGGCCCGGACCCCGGCGATCAAGCTGTGGATCGATTTTGGCGATGAGATCGGCGAGAAAAAGACCTCGGCGCAGATAACTGCGCATTACCAGCCAGAAACACTGGTCGGTAAGCAGGTGATGGCGGTGGTGAATTTCCCGCCGCGTCAAATAGGCAAATTTATGTCTGAAGTGCTGGTACTTGGGCTGCCGGATGCCAGTGGAGAAATCCGCCTGATCGGTCCCGACGGACAGGTGCCTTTGGGTGGAAGGATGCATTGA